From a region of the Maridesulfovibrio ferrireducens genome:
- a CDS encoding MerR family transcriptional regulator: MSRQNESKIYKIGQAAKLVGLKSYVLRFWEGEFEQLEPIRTPSGQRLYNEEHVQLIARIKMLLHDEGLTIEGARKRLDSFDPQSDAEMTAEIVGKNSAEQLPLFGMDKNSDGSFDTAILKEIHAELLVVRKLLD; the protein is encoded by the coding sequence ATGAGTCGGCAGAATGAATCAAAAATATACAAAATAGGTCAGGCGGCAAAACTTGTCGGCTTGAAATCTTACGTGCTGCGTTTCTGGGAAGGGGAATTTGAGCAGCTTGAGCCTATTCGCACGCCGTCAGGTCAGCGTCTTTATAATGAAGAACATGTTCAGCTTATCGCTCGCATCAAGATGCTTCTGCATGATGAGGGGCTTACAATTGAAGGTGCTCGAAAACGGCTGGATTCATTTGATCCGCAGAGTGATGCGGAAATGACAGCTGAAATTGTCGGGAAAAATTCTGCCGAGCAATTGCCTTTGTTTGGGATGGATAAGAATTCCGACGGTTCTTTTGATACTGCAATTCTTAAGGAAATCCACGCTGAATTGCTTGTTGTAAGAAAACTACTCGATTAA
- a CDS encoding AsmA family protein, whose product MSKPIKIIGIVVASLVVVVVAAMVLATIFINPNDYKDEISKVVRDKTGRELTFDGDIKLSVFPWVGVTTSGVTLSNAPGFSEKNMFSLKSADVSLKLLPLLSGDVQLRRVDVENLVLNLMRNKAGVTNWDDLIAKESETTKPEPSADDAKSDLNITLGGLLIENAQIVWDDRKDNVRQAVDDCDISIDEFAPGEPFNFKVHVLLSSTKPEIVADTTTSGIAILSSDFKSFSVKDLKVLVDAKGAAVPGNKGQVKLSGDAALNLAAGTADVGNLILEAYGMKAEGSFKGSGMGGDKLKFTGDMSVPGFNLKSTLEQMAFGVKTSSNKALTAVGLNFSVSGTAKSVEISNLLINLDETIIKGAASFANPDRPDVKLAVDVDKFNLDSYLPPEEAGKADKKATAGVKSEKKGELFPVEFLRKLTLKADLSVKQLIAGKANLTNVIVVARAKGGVLNIKPLSLNAAKGAFTSTAVLNVTGAVPTMTFNGALTGLDGEALSQEMTGKDSFSGKMGFTTNLASRGNDVKVIIANLNGNLGFKVLDGYVSGFDILFLAGDAFSILTGGVIGHRNNNRTEFGEVSATAKIDKGVAVNKDLVLKSPLLRADGAGKMDLNTMTLDYALDAKIVGSLEGQGGKSSKDLVGLTVPVNITGAVADPSIMVDLPRFAVILAKSGFSIVGNVLEGVQNTLEGIGKTFTGKSGEKSTTEPDKNPVKKIGDTIKSLF is encoded by the coding sequence ATGAGTAAACCGATTAAAATAATTGGGATAGTGGTCGCGAGTCTGGTTGTTGTCGTTGTTGCCGCAATGGTGCTCGCGACAATTTTTATTAACCCTAATGATTACAAAGATGAAATTTCTAAAGTCGTGCGCGATAAAACAGGGCGCGAACTTACTTTTGACGGGGATATCAAACTTTCGGTTTTCCCTTGGGTAGGAGTGACTACTTCAGGAGTGACTCTTTCAAATGCTCCGGGCTTTTCGGAAAAGAATATGTTCAGCCTTAAATCCGCAGATGTAAGCCTTAAGTTGCTTCCTCTTCTTTCGGGAGATGTGCAATTAAGGCGGGTTGACGTTGAGAATCTGGTTTTAAATCTTATGCGGAATAAAGCCGGAGTAACTAACTGGGACGATTTGATTGCTAAAGAAAGCGAGACAACAAAGCCGGAGCCTTCCGCTGATGACGCTAAAAGTGATCTTAATATTACTTTGGGTGGCCTTCTTATCGAAAATGCCCAAATTGTATGGGATGACCGTAAGGATAATGTCAGGCAGGCCGTTGATGATTGTGATATTTCAATTGATGAATTTGCTCCCGGGGAGCCGTTTAATTTTAAAGTGCACGTGCTCCTGTCTTCAACAAAGCCGGAAATTGTAGCGGATACCACCACATCAGGGATTGCAATTCTGTCGTCAGATTTTAAATCTTTCTCTGTTAAGGATTTGAAAGTTCTTGTGGACGCAAAGGGAGCAGCTGTTCCCGGTAATAAAGGTCAGGTTAAGCTCTCTGGAGACGCAGCCCTTAATCTTGCTGCCGGAACTGCTGACGTTGGTAACCTTATCCTTGAAGCTTATGGTATGAAAGCTGAAGGCTCTTTTAAGGGCTCAGGGATGGGAGGAGACAAGCTTAAGTTTACTGGTGATATGAGTGTTCCCGGATTTAATCTGAAAAGCACTCTCGAGCAGATGGCATTTGGAGTTAAAACTTCCAGTAATAAGGCCTTAACTGCTGTCGGTCTTAATTTTTCCGTATCTGGAACGGCAAAGTCTGTTGAAATTTCAAATTTACTGATCAATCTGGATGAAACAATTATTAAGGGTGCTGCTTCGTTTGCAAACCCTGATCGTCCCGATGTTAAGTTGGCTGTCGATGTGGATAAATTTAATCTTGATAGTTATCTGCCTCCTGAAGAAGCTGGCAAAGCTGATAAAAAAGCGACAGCGGGTGTAAAATCTGAGAAAAAAGGTGAGTTGTTTCCTGTTGAGTTTTTACGCAAGTTGACTTTGAAAGCTGATCTTAGTGTTAAGCAGTTGATAGCCGGGAAGGCTAATTTGACTAATGTTATTGTCGTTGCCCGCGCAAAGGGCGGAGTTTTGAACATCAAGCCGCTTTCCCTGAATGCAGCCAAAGGCGCGTTTACTTCTACAGCCGTTTTGAATGTGACCGGAGCTGTTCCGACAATGACGTTTAACGGTGCGCTTACCGGACTTGACGGTGAGGCTCTTTCACAAGAAATGACAGGAAAAGACAGTTTCTCCGGTAAAATGGGATTTACTACCAATCTTGCAAGCAGAGGGAATGACGTTAAAGTTATTATTGCTAATCTGAATGGGAATCTTGGGTTCAAAGTTCTGGACGGGTATGTGTCCGGTTTTGATATCCTGTTTCTGGCAGGAGATGCGTTTTCGATCCTCACAGGCGGGGTGATTGGTCATAGAAATAATAACAGAACAGAGTTTGGCGAAGTTTCCGCGACAGCGAAGATTGATAAAGGTGTTGCCGTCAATAAAGATTTAGTACTCAAATCTCCTCTGCTTCGAGCCGATGGGGCCGGTAAAATGGATCTTAATACGATGACTTTGGATTATGCACTTGATGCTAAAATCGTAGGTTCTCTTGAAGGGCAGGGCGGAAAAAGCAGTAAGGATCTTGTCGGCCTGACAGTTCCTGTAAATATTACCGGTGCGGTCGCGGACCCTTCAATTATGGTCGATTTACCACGCTTTGCAGTAATTCTTGCAAAGTCCGGTTTTAGTATTGTTGGTAATGTGCTTGAAGGAGTTCAAAACACATTGGAAGGTATTGGTAAGACTTTTACCGGTAAGAGTGGAGAGAAATCTACAACCGAACCTGATAAAAATCCTGTAAAAAAAATAGGTGATACCATTAAAAGTCTATTTTAA
- a CDS encoding ATP-binding protein, translating to MIKFLGSRKGQVLPYRLLIYILICSSFFTILGTSVQLYMEYRSDVSEIEKAMSQIENSYANTISASLWDINIDHVKIQLEGAKKLPGMRYLEVSDMTSGAVESVVSVGLIPSNGKIIEKTFVLSHLVDGRRVDVGQLRVVADLENVINRLKHRVFVVLLMQGIKTFLVALCILIIIYYMVTRHLQSMADYAQEMDIDNLERPLVLNRRKNRKKFDEFDKVAKAFNDMRLNLIRDIAERKKAEEALMQSNMIVEKSPVVLFKWRAEDGWPVELVSKNVTQLGFNADDFMSGKINFIDVIHPEDRGRAISEVKKHQNSGADHFKQEYRIIAPDGRVIWTEDSIVVARDAEGVITHYMGIVADSTERKKSENELARLRNLLKNTIDSMPTVLVGIDDSGHIIQWNRSAEEETGLSWKEVKGLPLTDVFPQLESEQELISEAVSMFKIREKPKVPFTVNGAILYKNLKVYPLLDSEEGGGAVLLIDDVTMKSRLEEMMIQTEKMMSVGGLAAGMAHEINNPLGAILSGVQGAERRLSPSLPKNVEVASEIDLDLDKVQEYMDKRGIIGYLRGISDAGRRAAQIVRNMLEFSRKSESVRVTTDVKGLLEKSLSLAANDYDLKKKYDFKTIDIRRDYEQGLPQINITETEIEQVFLNIFKNAAQAMSDKDFGDERPCLTLRTRKDGGFVRIEVEDNGPGMEEDVRKRVFEPFYTTKHVGLGTGLGLSVSYFIIARNHEGEFLVESEPGKGTKFIIRLPEAAVSS from the coding sequence ATGATAAAATTTTTAGGATCAAGAAAAGGGCAGGTTTTACCTTACAGGCTCCTTATTTATATTTTGATATGCAGCTCTTTTTTTACAATTCTTGGAACCAGCGTTCAATTGTATATGGAATACCGGAGTGATGTCAGCGAGATTGAAAAGGCGATGTCACAAATTGAAAACAGTTATGCGAATACTATTTCTGCCAGCCTTTGGGATATTAATATTGATCATGTTAAAATTCAGCTTGAAGGGGCTAAGAAATTACCCGGGATGCGCTATTTAGAAGTCAGTGATATGACTTCGGGGGCAGTTGAGTCAGTCGTCTCGGTCGGTCTGATACCTTCAAACGGCAAGATTATTGAAAAGACCTTTGTGCTCAGTCATCTGGTGGATGGCAGGCGTGTTGATGTAGGACAACTGCGGGTCGTTGCTGATCTTGAAAATGTTATTAACCGTTTGAAACACCGGGTATTCGTTGTTTTACTGATGCAGGGTATTAAAACTTTTTTGGTCGCACTCTGCATATTAATTATTATCTACTACATGGTCACCCGGCATTTGCAGTCGATGGCTGATTACGCGCAGGAAATGGATATTGACAATCTAGAGCGGCCGCTTGTTTTAAATCGTAGAAAGAACAGAAAGAAGTTTGATGAATTTGATAAGGTCGCCAAAGCTTTTAACGATATGCGGCTTAATCTGATTAGAGATATTGCTGAGCGTAAAAAAGCTGAAGAAGCCCTTATGCAGTCGAATATGATTGTGGAAAAAAGTCCTGTCGTTCTTTTTAAATGGAGGGCTGAAGATGGTTGGCCTGTTGAACTTGTTTCTAAAAATGTGACGCAGCTAGGTTTTAATGCAGATGATTTCATGTCTGGAAAAATAAATTTTATTGATGTTATTCATCCCGAAGATCGGGGCAGGGCTATCAGTGAAGTTAAGAAGCATCAAAATTCAGGTGCTGACCATTTTAAGCAGGAATACAGAATTATTGCCCCTGACGGGCGCGTTATCTGGACTGAAGACAGTATTGTCGTAGCTAGAGACGCAGAAGGTGTTATTACTCATTATATGGGTATTGTTGCTGATTCTACTGAACGCAAAAAATCTGAGAATGAACTTGCCCGGCTGCGTAACCTCCTGAAAAATACAATTGATTCAATGCCTACTGTCTTAGTCGGGATTGATGATAGTGGGCATATTATTCAATGGAACAGGTCTGCCGAAGAAGAGACCGGATTGTCATGGAAAGAGGTTAAAGGCCTCCCCCTTACCGATGTTTTTCCTCAGTTGGAAAGTGAGCAGGAATTGATTTCGGAAGCCGTCTCAATGTTTAAAATCCGTGAAAAGCCGAAGGTTCCTTTTACCGTGAATGGAGCAATTCTTTATAAGAATCTCAAAGTTTATCCTCTCCTTGACAGTGAAGAAGGTGGAGGAGCTGTATTATTGATAGATGACGTGACCATGAAATCACGTCTGGAAGAGATGATGATCCAGACTGAAAAAATGATGTCTGTCGGGGGTCTTGCCGCAGGTATGGCTCATGAAATTAATAATCCGCTTGGAGCCATTTTGTCAGGAGTTCAAGGGGCGGAAAGGCGTTTGTCACCATCCTTACCTAAGAATGTTGAAGTTGCTTCTGAAATTGATCTAGATTTGGATAAAGTTCAGGAATACATGGATAAACGTGGTATAATCGGCTATTTGCGCGGTATAAGCGACGCAGGGCGCAGGGCTGCTCAGATTGTTCGTAATATGCTTGAATTCAGCAGGAAAAGTGAATCTGTGCGGGTCACGACGGACGTGAAGGGACTGCTAGAGAAATCGCTCAGTCTTGCCGCCAATGATTACGATTTAAAGAAGAAATACGATTTTAAAACTATTGATATTCGTAGAGATTATGAGCAGGGATTACCGCAGATCAATATTACTGAAACCGAAATTGAGCAGGTTTTCCTGAATATCTTTAAAAATGCGGCTCAAGCAATGTCCGATAAAGATTTTGGAGATGAACGTCCCTGCCTGACTTTGAGGACGAGGAAGGATGGCGGCTTTGTTCGGATCGAAGTAGAGGATAACGGACCGGGTATGGAAGAGGATGTCCGTAAAAGAGTCTTTGAACCTTTTTATACAACAAAGCACGTAGGTCTTGGAACCGGTTTGGGGCTTTCTGTCTCTTATTTCATCATTGCTCGTAATCATGAAGGAGAGTTTCTTGTTGAATCTGAGCCGGGTAAAGGAACAAAGTTCATTATTCGTCTGCCTGAGGCAGCAGTTTCATCATGA
- a CDS encoding glycine C-acetyltransferase — MPSNLFKALSEQTEELKATGLYKDERIITSPQQAQISVAGGQDVLNFCANNYLGLANNPELIESAKKALDKYGFGLSSVRFICGTQDIHKKLEQKISEFLQTEDTILYGSCFDANGGLFETILSNEDAVISDSLNHASIIDGVRLCKAKRFRYKNNDMADLEQQLKDASDCRYRLIVTDGVFSMDGIIADLKSICDLADKYDALVMVDDSHAVGFVGENGRGTPEACGVLGRVDIITGTLGKALGGASGGYTSGRKEIIEWLRQRSRPYLFSNTLAPVIASTSVAVLDLIQNQPELRTRLNENSQLFRSRMEEAGFNLVPGHHPIIPVMLGDAVLAQKVAAGLLEEGIYVIGFSFPVVPRGQARIRTQMSAGHTTEQVNKAVDAFIKVGRKLNIIE, encoded by the coding sequence ATGCCCAGCAATTTATTTAAAGCACTTTCGGAGCAGACTGAGGAGCTAAAAGCAACCGGTCTTTACAAAGATGAAAGAATCATAACATCACCGCAACAGGCTCAAATATCTGTAGCAGGTGGACAGGACGTTCTTAATTTCTGTGCCAACAACTATCTCGGCCTTGCCAACAATCCTGAACTGATAGAATCCGCAAAAAAAGCCCTTGATAAATACGGATTCGGACTTTCATCCGTAAGGTTTATCTGCGGAACTCAGGATATTCACAAAAAGCTTGAACAAAAAATAAGCGAATTTCTCCAAACTGAAGATACAATTCTCTATGGATCGTGTTTTGACGCAAACGGCGGGTTGTTCGAAACTATCCTTTCGAACGAAGATGCGGTTATAAGCGACTCGCTTAATCACGCTTCAATAATAGATGGTGTACGCCTCTGCAAAGCTAAACGATTCCGCTATAAAAATAATGACATGGCAGATCTTGAACAGCAATTAAAAGATGCTTCCGACTGCCGCTACCGACTGATTGTCACTGACGGTGTTTTTTCCATGGACGGAATAATAGCTGACCTCAAATCAATCTGCGACTTAGCGGACAAATATGACGCACTTGTCATGGTTGATGATTCACACGCAGTTGGATTTGTCGGGGAAAACGGACGAGGAACACCTGAAGCGTGCGGAGTTCTCGGCCGTGTCGATATAATCACCGGAACTCTCGGCAAAGCTCTCGGCGGTGCTTCCGGCGGTTACACATCAGGCCGTAAAGAAATCATTGAATGGCTGCGTCAAAGATCCCGCCCTTACCTTTTTTCAAATACTCTGGCTCCGGTAATAGCCTCTACATCAGTTGCAGTACTCGACCTGATCCAGAATCAGCCGGAACTCAGAACCAGACTTAATGAAAACAGTCAACTTTTCCGCTCACGTATGGAAGAAGCCGGGTTCAACCTTGTGCCGGGCCATCACCCCATCATTCCGGTAATGCTCGGTGACGCGGTTCTGGCGCAAAAAGTTGCCGCAGGCCTTCTCGAAGAAGGTATTTATGTAATAGGATTCAGCTTCCCTGTCGTTCCTCGCGGGCAGGCCAGAATCCGGACGCAGATGTCGGCAGGCCATACCACGGAACAAGTAAACAAGGCCGTGGATGCATTTATCAAAGTAGGTCGTAAACTCAACATTATTGAATAG
- a CDS encoding Lrp/AsnC family transcriptional regulator — translation MKDKTLVLDDIDRKIIEELQSNGRESYKNIARKLGVSDGTVRLRTERMIKNDYLRITASVNPLYFENSLIALVGINLEGRANRDIMEKISLVSGVQSVINVSGRYDLLVEVFVPSRNAFRQCLVDDLSNIGGIKSTETFMFLDAIDKWAEHKK, via the coding sequence GTGAAAGATAAAACTTTAGTTCTTGATGACATAGATCGTAAAATTATAGAAGAATTACAGAGTAATGGACGTGAATCTTATAAAAATATAGCGCGTAAGCTTGGTGTTTCAGATGGAACTGTCAGGTTACGTACTGAGCGGATGATTAAAAATGATTATTTGAGAATTACCGCTTCTGTAAATCCTCTTTATTTCGAGAACAGTTTGATTGCCTTGGTAGGTATTAACCTTGAAGGGCGGGCAAATCGTGATATTATGGAAAAAATTTCATTAGTCAGCGGCGTGCAGTCTGTAATAAATGTTTCTGGTCGTTATGACCTGCTGGTGGAAGTATTTGTTCCTTCACGGAATGCGTTCAGACAGTGTCTGGTGGATGACCTTTCCAATATTGGTGGAATTAAATCTACTGAAACATTCATGTTCCTTGATGCGATAGATAAATGGGCGGAGCATAAAAAGTAG
- the tdh gene encoding L-threonine 3-dehydrogenase: MKTMKALVKSKSEEGIWMEEVPVPQCGHNDVLIKVKKTAICGTDIHIYNWDKWAQQTIPVPMVVGHEFSGVIENLGSEVQGLALGDRVSAEGHVTCGHCRNCRAGKRHLCRNTIGVGVNRPGCFAEYVCVPASNVFKLTDAISDDVGSILDPLGNAAHTALSFNLVGEDVLITGAGPIGMMAVAIARHAGARHIVITDLNDYRLDIADKLGATRTVNVSKEKLDDVMAELNMTEGFDVGLEMSGSPAAFREMLAKMNHGGHIALLGILPDDTQIDWNMVVFKGLKLKGIYGREMFETWYKMSSMLQSNLDITPAITHHFKIDDFQKGFDVMRTGQSGKVILDWT; the protein is encoded by the coding sequence ATGAAGACAATGAAGGCTCTGGTTAAAAGTAAATCGGAAGAAGGAATCTGGATGGAAGAAGTGCCCGTTCCTCAGTGCGGGCATAACGATGTTCTGATAAAAGTCAAAAAAACAGCTATTTGCGGAACTGATATACACATATATAATTGGGACAAATGGGCACAGCAGACAATCCCAGTCCCTATGGTTGTCGGGCACGAATTCTCAGGTGTAATCGAAAACCTCGGCAGTGAAGTTCAAGGCCTTGCCCTTGGTGACAGAGTTTCCGCAGAAGGACATGTCACTTGCGGTCACTGTCGAAATTGCAGAGCCGGGAAAAGACATCTCTGTAGAAACACTATCGGTGTAGGGGTTAATCGTCCGGGATGTTTTGCCGAGTATGTTTGTGTTCCGGCTTCAAATGTATTTAAACTCACTGACGCAATTTCTGACGACGTAGGTTCAATCCTTGATCCACTTGGAAACGCCGCGCACACGGCCCTTTCCTTCAACTTAGTGGGTGAAGATGTCCTTATCACCGGAGCCGGCCCCATCGGCATGATGGCTGTCGCAATAGCCCGCCATGCCGGAGCCCGTCACATTGTTATAACCGACCTTAATGACTATCGTCTGGACATTGCCGACAAACTCGGAGCTACCCGCACCGTAAATGTCAGTAAAGAAAAGCTGGATGATGTCATGGCCGAACTTAATATGACCGAAGGGTTTGATGTAGGTCTTGAAATGTCCGGCAGCCCTGCTGCTTTCAGGGAAATGCTCGCAAAAATGAATCACGGCGGACATATTGCTCTGCTGGGTATTCTTCCGGATGACACTCAGATAGACTGGAACATGGTCGTTTTCAAGGGGCTGAAACTGAAAGGTATTTATGGCCGTGAAATGTTTGAAACATGGTACAAAATGTCCTCCATGCTTCAATCCAATCTTGATATTACTCCCGCAATTACGCATCATTTTAAAATCGATGATTTCCAAAAAGGTTTTGACGTTATGCGTACGGGGCAGTCTGGGAAAGTTATTCTGGACTGGACCTAA